One window from the genome of Betaproteobacteria bacterium encodes:
- a CDS encoding VCBS repeat-containing protein, with the protein MRRLHAGLAVALLACSTACLAAPDTRLVAKSLASRGDRFIQAPASRAGDRFVNMASDMAVVYDAGAIEVRPRDASHSSLDKSQARPALRYEFAAANPSSPQGLDDSGVTYNFLVGARENWATGLKSYAHVAYRGLWPGIEATYSGDSGIIKYHFDVAAGADARRIAFIVRGADDARITEDGAVEWIVGGKRLRDERPVAFQSTAKGDAIVPASFTLAPAGPGAWRLAFELGDYDREKALTLDPAWTAFSGLVGGNASDQVYGVARDASGNAYACGATASTDLPTLSAYDGGANGSDDAFLVKFNAAGTPQFVTYFGGSGFDACTGIAINAADGSIHVAGGTTSTNFPFSGTGDAAFRRAKSTGDRDAFVAKFGAAGNTLAYAGVIGGIDDDQAMAIALDSAGRAYVTGYTNGTSFPFVTGPGAFTGCVMCAFVARIGATGVATEYAGSFLGNGTVQAGRGIAVAADGSAYVVGETNATTGLPAMAGTFRTTAGNGDGDGFVSKVSPAGTSSYFTILAGVATGAQTGVDRALGVAIDFDGTILVVGETDSGSFPANNAGTQQGASTGLQGAPSGNMDGFIVRLAGDASAVSARSYVGGSRFDTVEGVAVDGAGGVYVAGTTSNTNGAGGGTNGFPAIATTGLSVTNLGQQDGFLARVLSSAAPTFAGFAGGASSDAMHAIAATPDRILSLGGATAATSGLPNTTTGALSGGASASNGVVLRVNPFGPPATLSLVSGTPQSATVNAAFGAPLTVKLADVDGIGLEGVSVTFTAPASGASASLSPAATVSTDSSGIAQVSVTANATGGGPYNVVASSAGVASVNFALTNNKLGQAITFPAVTAPRFVALGAFGVSASATSGLAVSFSSATAGICTVAGTTVTMVAAGTCTIVASQAGDPTYNSATPVPQDIALVATALPVDFNRDGKPDILWRNTANGATYIWHMNGTAFVPPDQLLASLDPSWTLQGVADFNGDGHPDVVWRNSATGDCFVWYFVNGVFTGTDAFLFSLPPEWVIQGVADFNKDGKPDFLMRNVVSGNAFVWYFDNASPIGDQFLVSIDPTWKVEAVGDIDLDGQPDLLFRSTVSGLAFAWNTQYSGGVLSLGASSPMIFAVDPVWEVVQLADWNGDGKPDLLFRNAATGLVFVWYLDGVTLGASDFVFQIDPSWEIVPRR; encoded by the coding sequence TGGCGGTCGTCTACGACGCGGGAGCCATCGAAGTGCGGCCGCGCGACGCCTCGCATTCGAGCCTGGACAAGTCCCAGGCGCGGCCCGCGTTGCGCTACGAGTTCGCCGCGGCGAACCCGTCGAGTCCCCAGGGGCTCGACGATTCCGGCGTCACCTACAACTTCCTCGTGGGCGCGCGGGAGAACTGGGCCACGGGCCTGAAGAGCTACGCGCACGTCGCCTATCGCGGCCTGTGGCCCGGGATCGAGGCCACCTACTCCGGCGACTCGGGCATCATCAAGTACCACTTCGACGTGGCCGCCGGCGCCGACGCGAGGCGAATCGCCTTCATCGTGCGCGGCGCGGACGACGCCCGCATCACGGAGGACGGCGCGGTCGAATGGATTGTCGGCGGCAAGCGCTTGCGCGACGAGAGGCCGGTGGCCTTCCAGAGCACAGCCAAGGGCGACGCCATCGTGCCGGCCTCGTTCACGCTCGCCCCCGCGGGCCCCGGCGCGTGGCGGCTCGCCTTCGAATTGGGCGACTACGACCGCGAGAAGGCGCTCACGCTCGACCCGGCATGGACCGCGTTCTCGGGCCTCGTGGGCGGAAACGCCTCCGACCAGGTGTATGGCGTGGCGCGCGATGCCTCGGGCAACGCCTACGCGTGCGGCGCTACCGCCTCGACCGACCTTCCCACGCTCTCGGCTTATGACGGTGGCGCCAACGGATCGGACGATGCCTTCCTCGTCAAGTTCAACGCCGCCGGCACGCCGCAGTTCGTGACCTATTTCGGCGGCTCGGGATTCGACGCTTGCACCGGCATCGCGATCAACGCCGCGGACGGCTCGATCCACGTGGCGGGCGGCACGACCTCCACGAATTTCCCTTTCAGCGGAACGGGGGACGCCGCGTTCAGGCGCGCCAAGTCGACGGGCGACCGCGACGCCTTCGTGGCGAAGTTCGGCGCGGCCGGCAACACGCTCGCCTATGCCGGCGTGATCGGCGGCATCGACGACGACCAGGCGATGGCCATCGCTCTCGACAGCGCCGGCCGTGCCTACGTGACGGGATACACGAACGGAACGAGTTTCCCGTTCGTCACGGGCCCCGGGGCGTTCACCGGCTGCGTCATGTGCGCCTTCGTCGCCCGGATCGGCGCCACCGGCGTCGCGACGGAATACGCCGGGTCCTTCCTCGGCAACGGCACCGTCCAGGCGGGACGCGGGATCGCGGTCGCCGCGGACGGCAGCGCGTACGTGGTGGGCGAGACCAACGCGACGACCGGGCTTCCCGCGATGGCCGGCACGTTCCGCACGACCGCGGGCAACGGCGACGGCGACGGATTCGTCTCCAAGGTGAGCCCCGCCGGCACCTCGTCGTACTTCACGATCCTCGCGGGCGTGGCCACGGGCGCCCAGACGGGCGTCGATCGCGCCCTTGGCGTTGCGATCGATTTCGACGGCACGATCCTCGTGGTCGGCGAGACCGACTCCGGCAGCTTCCCCGCCAACAATGCCGGAACGCAGCAGGGCGCGTCGACCGGCTTGCAGGGAGCGCCGTCGGGGAACATGGACGGCTTCATCGTCCGCCTCGCCGGGGACGCCTCCGCCGTGAGCGCGCGCAGCTATGTCGGCGGCTCGCGCTTCGATACCGTGGAGGGCGTCGCGGTCGATGGCGCGGGCGGCGTGTACGTCGCCGGGACCACTTCCAACACCAACGGCGCGGGAGGTGGCACGAACGGCTTTCCCGCGATCGCGACCACGGGACTGAGCGTCACGAATCTCGGCCAGCAGGACGGCTTCCTCGCGCGCGTCCTCAGCAGCGCCGCGCCGACCTTCGCGGGGTTCGCGGGCGGCGCCTCGAGCGACGCGATGCACGCCATCGCCGCCACGCCGGACCGCATTCTCTCGCTCGGCGGAGCCACGGCCGCGACCAGCGGCCTCCCGAACACGACTACCGGCGCGCTCTCCGGCGGCGCGAGCGCCTCCAACGGCGTCGTGCTCCGCGTGAATCCCTTCGGCCCACCCGCCACGCTGTCCCTCGTCTCGGGCACCCCGCAGTCGGCGACCGTGAACGCGGCCTTCGGAGCGCCGCTGACGGTGAAGCTCGCCGATGTGGACGGCATCGGACTCGAGGGCGTGAGCGTGACGTTCACCGCCCCGGCCTCGGGCGCCTCCGCAAGCCTTTCGCCGGCCGCGACGGTCTCGACGGACTCCTCGGGCATCGCGCAAGTCTCCGTCACCGCGAACGCGACGGGCGGTGGCCCGTACAACGTCGTGGCCTCTTCCGCGGGCGTGGCCTCCGTCAACTTCGCCCTCACCAACAACAAGCTGGGCCAGGCGATCACGTTCCCGGCGGTGACGGCGCCGCGCTTCGTCGCACTGGGAGCGTTCGGCGTTTCCGCCTCGGCCACCTCGGGCCTGGCGGTCTCGTTCTCCTCCGCGACGGCGGGCATCTGCACCGTCGCCGGAACGACCGTCACCATGGTGGCCGCCGGCACGTGCACGATCGTGGCAAGCCAGGCAGGCGACCCCACCTACAATTCGGCGACGCCCGTCCCGCAGGACATCGCCCTCGTCGCCACGGCCCTGCCCGTCGACTTCAACCGCGACGGCAAGCCCGACATCCTGTGGCGCAACACGGCGAACGGCGCCACCTACATCTGGCACATGAACGGGACGGCCTTCGTCCCGCCCGACCAATTGCTCGCGTCGCTGGATCCCTCGTGGACGCTGCAGGGCGTCGCCGACTTCAACGGGGACGGCCACCCGGACGTTGTCTGGCGCAATTCGGCCACGGGCGACTGCTTCGTCTGGTATTTCGTGAACGGCGTCTTCACCGGGACGGATGCTTTCCTCTTCAGCCTGCCGCCCGAGTGGGTGATCCAGGGGGTCGCGGACTTCAACAAGGATGGCAAGCCCGATTTCCTGATGCGCAACGTGGTGAGCGGGAACGCCTTCGTGTGGTACTTCGACAACGCCAGCCCGATCGGCGACCAGTTCCTGGTCAGCATCGATCCCACGTGGAAAGTGGAAGCGGTGGGCGACATCGACCTCGACGGGCAGCCGGACCTGCTCTTCCGCAGCACGGTCTCGGGTCTCGCGTTCGCGTGGAACACGCAGTACAGCGGCGGCGTCCTGAGCCTGGGCGCGTCGAGCCCGATGATCTTCGCCGTCGACCCGGTGTGGGAGGTGGTGCAGCTGGCGGACTGGAACGGGGACGGGAAACCCGACCTGCTCTTCCGCAACGCGGCGACGGGTCTCGTCTTCGTCTGGTACCTCGACGGCGTCACCCTGGGCGCCTCCGACTTCGTGTTCCAGATCGATCCCAGCTGGGAAATCGTGCCGAGGCGGTAG